The proteins below come from a single Dermacentor albipictus isolate Rhodes 1998 colony chromosome 7, USDA_Dalb.pri_finalv2, whole genome shotgun sequence genomic window:
- the LOC139048168 gene encoding uncharacterized protein, which translates to MLATAACCCVPRKPQEPALLEALGIQEIPKHPKTPQTHAMLQTESMLVLVALPLTALFLPSTGSLTAPSVKPCTTETTCDIDGEAACVPSYTDDAAITSHGFLKSTDSTPIKAAPNDGLASGHGESARRTSLTMRLVLLVQ; encoded by the exons ATGCTTGCGACTGCAGCCTGCTGTTGTGTGCCCCGGAAGCCTCAGGAACCTGCACTTCTTGAAGCACTGGGGATTCAAGAGATTCCAAAGCATCCGAAGACTCCGCAGACTCATGCGATGCTGCAGACAGAGTCGATGCTGGTGCTTGTGGCTCTTCCCCTGACG GCTTTGTTCCTGCCATCCACCGGCTCCCTTACTGCGCCTTCAGTCAAGCCGTGTACAACAGAGACAACATGCGACATCGACGGTGAAGCTGCATGCGTCCCTTCATACACGGATGATGCAGCGATTACAAGTCACGGGTTCCTGAAGTCAACGGATTCAACTCCTATAAAGGCAGCACCGAACGATGGACTtgccagtgggcacggcgaaagcgcaaGGCGCACATCGCTGACTATGCGTCTCGTTCTTCTTGTACAG TGA